The Thunnus thynnus chromosome 19, fThuThy2.1, whole genome shotgun sequence genome contains the following window.
AAGTCATGTATACCATGACGTGAGCATCGGTTTTATGTTGCTGACTGTTTGGTGTCCCCAGAGCAACCAACGCCACtgggtgtttgtttttcagagggTAACCCAGGCAGAAAATTGGCATCCAGCTAAACGCATTGAAGTTCATCAATTGAGGCTGGTGTGAGGGGTCAAAAATGTACTGTAACTATGACACTCAGCACTTTGAAACATAGACTGGTATGCAAAAAAGACCTGCATATGAAACAGGCTCTGTGACATGTCTCTGAAGACTGGAAGCATAGCCTTACctaaaagttaaataaagtaaagCAACTTTGCAATATGGACAGAATTCAGCAGATGTAGGGAACTGTTCCTTGTATCTGAGATGCCTAAAAGCACTGACAGTGACTTTATATGGATGTAACTTAAATCCAGTTGACCAACACTTGTGGGACATTTTAAGTGGGTAGGAATCATAATTCTGTCTCTGTGTAGATTTTGACTTTACATTCATTGGGGCTGCAGTGGAGTGACAGCGGTTGAGTGATTTATAAGGCGTGAAGAACCCAAGTCACACCAAGCCTCATCTGTAAAGGATCGACAGCTGACCCTCAAATTCTTTGCCCTGAACGGCAATCATTTTTGTGCATGCTGACTTGAAGTCTCTGGCActggtatatatatattaagtaTAGGAATGTGCTGTGGGATGCCTGGTGTCCAATCACACTACTGTGCTAGGATCTAGATCAGGGGAACACCAAGTACTATCTCAGGAAACCAAACATACTGTACTCAGTTGACTGCAGATACTGCTGCTGCATTAGAGTGCATAAGTCGGCAATGTTGAGCTATTGTTTTGTGCCAGTGTAGTATGCCATCTAAAACTGGACCTGAAATGAGCAGGGGATGTGTGACTTGACAAAATAGTCTTTGGGAACTAATCATGCACAAATCTATGAGGATTATCCTGATGTTAAACTGGCCACACGGCAACCTTGAGGCTTTAACAATGAGCCTGTGTGTGGTGACAATTTCATAGGAGATGGAGTGGGTTTTTGTTAAGGTGTCTAAAATGCAATATCgcaccttttttttgttttaatatggaGGCACCCAAGTATAGGTCCCCATGTACAGTGCGTTGAGGTGTGAGGGACTTCACACAACTGTACAGAATGTGCCTGACTAAGCAGGGTTATGGGCTATGCTGGAACCGCAAGTGATCTCTTCTCTGAGTGCGCTGATGTGCATGTACGCATCAGCGCACTCTATCTGGTCATACTCTGGCCTGTAGCCGCCATTTAATGGCCCAGGCCAGCTGAACTGTTAGGCCCTGtagagagaagagaacaaaagGAGCAAANNNNNNNNNNNNNNNNNNNNNNNNNNNNNNNNNNNNNNNNNNNNNNNNNNNNNNNNNNNNNNNNNNNNNNNNNNNNNNNNNNNNNNNNNNNNNNNNNNNNNNNNNNNNNNNNNNNNNNNNNNNNNNNNNNNNNNNNNNNNNNNNNNNNNNNNNNNNNNNNNNNNNNNNNNNNNNNNNNNNNNNNNNNNNNNNNNNNNNNNTTTGACAGCCAGCTTACCTTGTGTAAGATGAACATGCGCACAAAGTAGAAAACAATGCCGGACATTATACCAGACAGAAGGGGACTCAGGAACCAGGAACCAACtgcaagataaaataaaaaataaaaaaggacagttacaccacaacaacaaagaaaaacttcCGTGTTAAACATCAAACTAAACAATATCTGTTTTCTAGGAAAGGCAATACCACAATCAGTACATGTGAGATTCAAACAGGAAACTCCCTCTCAGCCTATGTTATGCTAGTTGTCAGTTATAACTATAAAAGTGGTAACAACCAGTTCCCCGGTAAAGTGGACAATATTTTGCAACATTGCTATTTGTCCCATAGAAAGGGAAGGTTGATCTTTTTATACTTTAATTTCAACCTTTCAATCAATAAGGGTTCTTACCATGACCTTGTTATAAAATTTCATGACTGAATGACTTATTttactaaaaaagaaaaaaaaagaaaagaaaaaaaggggcAAACAGTCTGCTTAACATCAAGTTCAGGCTTTCTGTATATGAACATAGAACGGAAAACCATCTAATGCAACAAATGTGAGAAACAAGTTGTGTAATTAAGCCTGCTATTGTATATTCCTGTATTGCTTCATGTTCTAGGACTTGAGTGCTCATCAAACGTTCtgtcatataaataaaagacacaacATCACTATTGAAACATATCACATCAAATTTAGCTCTCAACCTGGATTGTTGACCTAGATATTGAAGGTCCACCACACAGACAAAGCACCAGCTAATGTATTATGGTCACACTGTATTATGGTCTACCTGTCACATCCTGCCAAATATAATCTGTGATGCAATTCAAACATTGACGAGATTTCTAGGTCAGCTGATTAGAATGTCTGACTTACCAATACGAAGGAGTTCAAGCCACTTGACTCCCTGCTGGCCTCTGGCAACCAGCGAGAAGCCAATAGTAGCACCAACAATGCAGTGTGTTCCAGAGATGGGAAGCTTAAGAAATGAGGCGGCCAGCTGCCACACAGCAGAACCTAACGAGAATAAATTGATCACATTAGATGTGACATGCTGACCTCATTTTAGCCTTCAACATACCTTTTCAGACAACTTGCAGttacagcttaaaaacaaaaacttgtaAAAACTATTCAATAATTTACAattatttacagctgtttgtttgacatttgaatttCATAGTTGTAAAAACCAAACAGTGCCAAGCTCTATGTGCCACTGATCTCTGTTCACAGGGTTCAATGACTGCAGGTTTAATTACATGCAAGATAAGCTGCAGATACTCACCAAACATAGCACTGATGGATCCAGCCATCAACACATGCTCAGAGCCATTGTACATGCCCACGTCGATGATACCCTTGCGGATGGTTTCGCTCACTTTGGCCCCAAGGAGCACAGAGCCCAGAGTTTCAAATATTGTGGCCAGAACGCAAGCCTGTCGCAAGGTGACCACCCCAGAGCCCACAGCTGTGCCAAATGAATTAGCAACGTCATTGGCACCCACAGAAAAGGCTAAGATGAAGGCGATGAAGAAGCCAAGAATCAGCAGCCACATGTACTCTGTCATAGCAGTATGGGTCACTAACCCTACTGTGCTGACTACCATCATTGCAGTCACAGTTGTTGAAACCATGATTGTACACTATGGAGGAATTGCTTCACAATCTTAAAGGGAATGAATGCCTGTCAAAATAGCTATTTATATAATGCTATCTCTAAACAGCAGCTAGTAAAATAAAGAGGTAcaaggtaaataaataattcactttttttaGGCCCACCTGTCAAGCAGGATTTCTGAGATTCAGTAGTGCAAACTTGAAATGTTTTACCTGGGATTGACCAGAAAACAGCTAAAGGTAAACAGAGGTCTAAGTGTGGGCTTATTGCTATCCTGTAATTATACTAGATCTGTTGCTGTTCCTTTGGTGCTGGGCTATCATGCAGAGTGAACAGACAGCCATTGTGCAACTGTAACTGCAGATGAGCAGGGGTACATCCTGAAAagacaagagacagaaaaggcTTTCTTTAATAACAGTTTCTCCTCATTCCACCTTCATGAAAAGTAAGCACCAAAGACAATGACAACGGAGGGGAAATGCACAGAGGGCCTTGTTCGTCCGtcccccctttctttctttttttttttttttttttaactcggGGAGACAAGCttctttaaaaattaaactaaaaacaaGGCAAGCAACGTGGAAAAAACTCGTGTTGTAAACGCTGGCATCAGAAGCAGGACCCCTAGTACATGCCTTGCCTTGAATAAAGGCCAATGGGAAGCCATTTTTGAGAAGTGTCGCAGGAAGAAGGAACCGGCGTATATTTAACACCAACGTCCTCTATATGTTACCCAAACACTTCACTCATGTCATTGTTTGCTGCTTCTTTGAACATCGGTGACCATAAATGTCGTTATGAGATAACCAGTACTTTATCTATAACAGGAGACATAATTGTTTCTGCGTGCGCACGTGTCGTCATCCATTCATAGAACACGGAGCTGAACACGAGCGCCGTCTGTTCATGTGATAAACAGCTCGGCTCGTTTTAGACTTAGCGTTAAGTCTTTAATGTGCCGTTGTAACAACTATAATATGATAGCTAATGTGTCCATTTTTCGTAGATTTAATTGTCTttgacgtgttttttttttttcgtaaGAGGGGACGCAACCGGATATGACTTAATTTGGGTGTGCAGAAAATGTCGTGTGTATATTTCCAATGAAGTGTTTGCTGCTAACGTTAGCGTAACATTAAAGTAACGGATACTTTTCATTCATTGGTTCAAATATACATGAGCTCATGGTTACAGTAACACACGGATTTAACAATTAACCATAACCTATCTTAAGTCACACGGGATGTTTAACCTATATTCGTTTTGTCTTATTATGACAAGCTAACATGTCACTCGAATCATTTGTGCCGGATACAAAAGCTTCACAAACCTTGCTAACGCTAGCATTAGCTTTACATTCACATCGACATTAATTTTAGTAAAGTTACATGTTGAGTGAATAAGCCACAAGGAGTTCTCTATTATGACAAAAAGGAGACTTTAAGTTCTTACTCACCACACGTTAAGTTGTCGGTCCGGTGAAGAAAAGTGTCTGCTAACCAGTAAGCTAATTAaccgcgcgcgcacacacaccgTCGCGGGCGCGGGACGATGAAAAATTCAGCTGTTATGAAATATATCTTCCTCCAAAAAAAGCTTATTTacgttttaaaaaaatacagtaacttCTTCCTATggttatttatctgattcaatGTTTAAATAGGTCCGTATCTTCAGGTCCAGAAATGTCTCAGTTTGAATGAGCAAGCGTCACGACTGCATGTGGAGATCTGTGCTCTAGCCGGGCGAGAGAACAGaggcttctttttttattggataCACCCTTCAGGAAGCCGcgcccccacccccccttaCTCCCCCACCCTCCTCACCCAGCTGTCAGCAGgacgggttttttttttgtttttttttttacctcatcaTGTGTTTAGTGCTCATCAGAGgagcacactttttttttttttttttttttttttttttacaacctttttCTTCAAGTTATTATATACAAAACCTACATGAGAACATTTCTGGTCACAGCTATTTAATCACTAGTCTACTTTTTGTCACTTATTGTCATGTGACTACGTTTCAAACATATAACCTTGCAGACgaatagacaaaacacaagtaCACCTTGTAcctagtggtggaagaagtactcagatctttcacttaagtaaaagtaccaatacagcaatgtaaaagtactccattagaagtaaaagtcctgcatgaaaaatcccacttaagaaaaagtacataagtattatctaTCTAactgtacttaaagtattaaagtaaaagtactcatttcagtcctctgactgatatattattatatatgacatcattagatcattaatactgaagcatcagtgtgtaagcagcatgttactgttgtagctgctggaggtggaactggtttgaactactttatatacagttagctattTTAGTCCAATGCTTCCCAACCTAGGAGTTGGActcctccaaagggtcaccagataaatctgaggggtcatgagatgattaatgtgagaggaaagaagacaaaacaaagttctgatacacaaatctattttcagttttttgactttttgtctaatctttgattttggtgaaatattggatcatttgaacatttattgaaatgaaaccatgtgagaagtttagagagaaaaaattcaaaagccaaaaaggttgtaaaccactggtttcatctttaacattgtgttgtattttaaaagcttgttatattatccattgtgtcaatttttcatctgaaaaataactaaagctgtcaaataaatgtagcagagtagaaagtacaatatttccctctgagatgtagtgGAGTGGTGTAAAgtagcaaaaacacaaaaaacaaaaaacaaaaaaaccccgcAAAAAacaccccacccccctcccgCCCCCCCAACTAAAAGTTGTACAGAACATGAGTGAATGTTATTTTCCACCTCTGCTTGTAGGCTACCTACCGTTTTCCTAACTACTGTCATGTCTAAAACAGTGCAGGAACACAGCCAGTGGTGGTAATTTATTCGAAAATGATAACATCCAACAGTTGTTTTCTCTGGTTACTGttcttttattgtttatcaAGAGAGACCTGTGTAAATATGCTGCACTGAGAAAAGTCAGACATGTTCTGGCTGATTATGTAACAGTTTAGTCAAAACGTGTTTCGTTTTTGCATGGCAGCAATGAGTGAAACGTAGAACACCACATAATACAACTGTAATAACAGCTCATGTACcctcataattatttttttacgAGCTCATTCCCACCATTGTCTTTCCCCACTAAACGTCACGTCTTTTGAGGATCATGGAAAACTTTCCCCTCTCCCCCTATCTATTGGGCAATGTTAAGGGTTTCCCGTAATCACTTGTTACGATTCTTGCCGagcacctgaaggcagcatttTAGGAGGGAGTGGCGATTACGTCTGTTTCAAAACCACTCGTACTACTCGTAGAGAGTTTTACACTTAAAAATTGCGCCTATTTTAACTCCCACATTAGCCAACATAGCAGTTAGTCacactgatgaaaaataaactcAGTGTTTACTTCCTTGTCGTTGTGTGGAGGCCAGTAACTGAAAAGTGACCTCGACCCAATCAAAGATTAGATTATGGTGGGACTATCAATGTCAGAGAAGGACTCGGAAATCATGTTTACTGATGTGTGTTTTATACCTTCTACTCCAATTGGCCTGTAATATGCTTTAGTAAAGACCTCATTCAAAAGCACTAGCAATTACTGTTTGTACGTGTAATGGTCAAATGGCATACTTACAGAAATGGCAGCTGATTGGATATAACCATTTTACTTAATGTCGTATAGTCTACATCCAGtatgtaaataatacaataacttCATGGGGCAGTCAGAGACTATTGTGTGAATAAGTAACCTGAGACAGCAGCACATGCTGTTTTTCGCAAGAGGTTCTTAAAAGTCATCTTATCTCCTAGTCTTATGATACTCAAAACCTCCACAGCTTTCATGTGTAACACTCACATGACTCCAAATAAAATTCGATGAATGGTGTCATCCCAGGGTCAAAAGTGATTATTCCCAGTTACACTGAATTAATCACGATGATGACACTGCGTTCAAAGACATGATTTAGATCGTGTtaattttttgttatatttacttCTGGCTTATGTAAGAGTACACAAGATAGTAAATGATTGACcgaatgaataaatgattgaATGACAGGGTTAGACAAAAGCAAGCGCAATACATTAGCAAAGGATACTATTTCCTTTGATTCACGTGGAGCCAAATGACACCACAAAGGCTTTTCGAGGTTGAGTGCTATACATGCAGTACCTGtcttgttttttgggtttttttttttttttttttttttttttatcagtaggCTATGTGTCATACACATAGGCATTTTGATGCCCGCTCCCAAACAGCCATGGAGCttaatttgtgcttttttttttttttttttaacattgaacAAAGAACTCATTTTGTGTCAGATATACAGGGCAATGTTTCTTGCTCTCTGCATGGTTAAACAGCGCCATCTGGCATATGACTTTAGTAATAAGATGttttctctgcctcctcttgTATCGGGATTTGAAGgtcaaaatctgtcttttttgaaaaacagttttcagtCCCTGCAAGAACAAACAATGTTGGCTCATGTTTTCAACCAGTAGCACTTAAATACATGATTCTTGCCAgtaaaacagctgttttaagacagaaggGTGATTATTATCTTATATTCTGATAGTgatttttgcacacacatagtTTTTATCATCAGTATGCAAGCACATAGTCCACCCCCACtacacagaaatgtaaattaCTGTCCCTTTCTTACAATGTTATGTTTGCTTATATGTTATGTTACGTTATGTTACAatgttatatttgtgtttgtgtttatgtttattgtttaatgttcatgtttatctgtttttctgttgacatcTGGACCCGACTGAATTCACTGTACTTGCCACCTGgcgaataaataaataaatctgattctgatacTTCTAAAAttatgtggggtttttttgttgttgttttgttttttgttttttttaaattaaaaacagctgGGCATCATTGCTTGATACTGACAACTtcggcatttttttttttttttttttaaaaacaacaaactttatTAACAACAGGTTAACATATACATTTCAAGTAGGGGTCAAATAATATGCACACACCATACATTGCATAACAACAGCGTGTGAGCATACATAACACAAAAtctaagacagacagacaagggggaaaacacaaaacacagggGGCAACACATGAGCACAATATTGCCAACCCTTTATGAATTTATAGATGACTAACCAagttattatcatcatcaagaGCAGcccttttctcatttaaaatgataaatactGAGACATAGCCGTAATAATTTAAACGGCGCTGCTGGAGGGAGATCGACTTCCTCTCCCCAGTGTGAGCTCAGTTACCTGTGGACACTGAATAGATTTGAAACTGGCCTTCTCCTCTTAAACAATACTTGCTAACCTGAACAAGATGGAGCACAAAATGTGTGACCCCAGTTTAGGAACTGGAAAGAGGAGCTTTTGTAGTAGGGGCGTTCAAAGCATGGATGTATGGTTCAAAGCTGGACAAGCGCACATGCTAGTGCCTGAGCAGCTCATTGTAAGACGGACTCCCGTCTGAACCAATCAGAAttgctgcagaaaaacaaacatccaatGAACGCCCGCTTTACCACTTGTAAGGCGGGTCTTCCgaagtgggtgtgtgtgttaaagacgttagaggaagaggaggaggaggtcaagTGCTCTGCCAGAGTTTGGAAAAACGTGAGGCTGTCGCCACTCTGCAGCAAAGATAAACAGGTAGACAAATTGTGTTGGAGTCACAGAAGACGAAATAATTTACAGTGCAGGTGTTACAGTGTCGATTCAGAAACAAGTGCGACGGTGTTTGGTTGTAGTTTGTCCGTGTCAGTTCACAGAGGTAACGCGAGCTAATGCTAAATGTCGCGTGCTCGCAAACAGCTGCTGTGAATACTGTTACAACTAGAGTCAAATTATGAGTTTTGCAAgctaaaaaatgtcattatctATATAAAGGTGATGCATGATACATCCCTACATGATCGAAGTTAGTTAGCTCGCTGCTTCACTTTGCTGCCTCggacatttattattttgtctttggGAACTTGTGTCACGGTCACAGCCGTCATGTTTCACTCTGTGCCCCGTCGTCCCATCTGCGAGATCGGCGTGAATACATTGAGGCTTCAGAGCAGCCGGTCATTCAGGCAGACTGTGGAGGAGGGCAGAGGGAAGCTTGAGAGGGTCCCATGGCTGGGCAGGAGCATGGGCCTGCTGCTGTCCTGGCTGCAGAGGGCAGGTGTCGATGCCAGCGAGGCCGCAGGATCTGGTCGGCATAGGAAGGGCTTGCTCTCCATATTTGCAGACCACTGCAGCTTTGTGACCGGCCAGAGGCTCCGGCGTGCATGTCAGATCGGTGAGCTTTACTCAAACCTGTACTCCGAGAGGACCAAGTGGACCCTGGTTGGGAGCATATGGCGCAGATTTCAGAGCAAGCACGCTCCCAACGGGAAACTTCTCGCGGCCCTGGCTGGCGTCTTCATGTGGGAGAATGAGAAGATTCAAGATGAGGAAATCCGCAGGTTTGGAAGTCCTTTCCTCTAAATCATATGTGTGTGCTAAGACAtgcagatgggtgacaaattagaGGCAAAACGTGAATGATTGCGTGGAAGATGCATAATAAATACAGATGCTTCCATACAGGACATGAGCAGTCACTGGGTGGCTTTTTTGGTTTGTGAAAACTGATAAAAGGGccatttcactgatatttcttcATCCAGACCCTATTAGACCAAAAAGAATAAAGATTTCACAAATCTAAAACTGTTAATGAGGCAGTGAAATCAcccttttttcatgtttcagaagcaaaataaaggtttcacaaatctgaaagtgggttaaACAGCGTTATGGCCTTTGCTATGATGTCTAACACTCtttcataagtgtaagtggtgaaaaaaatgGAGAATTGGCgctaaatatcaatatttatgttttccttAACTTTCCCAACGAATCAGAAGGATATTTTGGACTGACTTGTCAAGACAGTTCTCTCATGCACCATCATCAAAATACCGAATGAGGGAATATCCTTTTGAAGGATTTGTTTTCATACCTCCAGTAGAACTCCAGAGACATGGAGAATTAATGCCAAGGAGCAATGAAGCCGTTTTGCAAGCTCACAATGGCTCAGCATCTCACTGAGACACTTTATAATGGctgtcctttaatttgtcacccatttGTATGTGCAGTTCTGCCCTTCATGGGGATTTGACTCCGATATCTGTAATGTCAAACAACCTGTCCTGATAtttgcatgttgttgttttttttttgaaggtgTGGACTTGAGCTACAGGCACTGGACGCTGTGAAATCTCAAAATACTTCAGTAGGAACAGTGGCTGGACAACTGGAGCCTGGCTGGGAAGTTGTGATGGAGAAGAAAGACTTTAGAGTGTGGAAACGGCCTATCCCAGACAGTCACCTCTATGAATACAGAGGTCAGCCAACTCACAGTCTCACATGTGTAACTAGGTTGCTGATatgcacataaaacacattcaaCATTCTCTGAGTTACTTGTCTGCTTTGATGATTTACCAGTCCTCATGACCATGAAATGTGATTACATTGGTATGATTTGTCATCTGAATAGTCAGTATcccttatttttctctttttattgcAGTGTTGGGCTCCTACAGCGATGTCACACCAAGACAGTTCTTCAATGTGCAGGTACAGACTTTTAAAATCTCCTTTTGCGTTATCTGCAGTATATTAGTCCCAATTAATGAAGCTATAAAGTGAAACTGATAACTTATTGCAAACTAGTACCTCAGCAGAATAAGAAAACATCAGGAGCAAGGAGAGAGCTGCATTCCTAATTCCTTATCAGGGTTTTGAGTATGTGCCAATCGCCTCACTCCTGAAGTCTAAACTTATGAACCCTGGGAAATCTTTCTGTGATTGACTGATTAGCTGTGAGActttgacatgtttattttttcattgacTGTTTGTGGTACATTTGTGGCAGCTGTTTAGCGTTTCCATTACCCGGTAGCTGTTGCACAACCAACATGTTTGCACTGTATGAGTGCAGCATAAAAGCAACCCTAACACTCCATGTGCTATTTTAAGCACCTTAACCTTGACTTATGTTTCCCCTCTCACCCAGTTGGATACAGAGTACAGGAAGAAGTGGGATTCTCTGGTTATCAAGCTTGAAGTGGTGGACAGAGATGCCACTACAGGCTCTGAAGTTGTGCACTGGGCTACACACTTTCCTGTGAGTTTCAGTTGACTTCTCATTATGCCTAAAGGGAGATGACTGTTTGTTATGCGTAATGTGTGTtcatgatgcattttttttcttctgttttttttgttgtataagCAAAGTTTGAATTACCTTCAAATGGTCGACTGCAGCTACTAGCCTGGTTATATtcatcagtttgtgttttagaGTCAGCTGTTATTTAATCTTCTTAAATCTCCCCTCACAGTATCCCATGTACTCGAGGGACTATGTGTATGTGCGGCGGTACGATGTTGACTTGGACAACAACTTGATGGTTTTGGTATCCAGGTGAGACTTTAAGTCAAACGTGGTTGAGTTTTCAATGTATTAATAAAGGTACAACTTAAATTTAGTCTCTTTTCAACTTGTGTATTTCTGTTGTACAGAGCTGTGCAGCATCCCAGAGTTCCAGAGTCTCAGGACTTTGTGAGAGTTCATTCATACCAGTCAAAGATGGTCATTCGCCCTCACAAGTCCTTCGATGAGGTTTGTAGTGAATGTTTTActaccaaaaacaaatcatctggCAGGGTTCCGTGTTTTGTAGCCACCaagtttgattttgtgtttttccctccCAGAATGGATTTGACTACCTGCTAACCTACAGTGACGACCCTCAGACTGTCTTCCCTCGTTACTGTGTGAGCTGGATGGTGTCAAGTGGTGAGCTGTTTAGTTGTTTGAAACTAGTTAGGGCTGCATCTAATGATTCTTTTTATAATTGCAATAAAGGTGGATAGTGTGCAAATCAAGCCCTAGTTTTGTACAGGTGCAggacaaaaaacagcaacaagagaaaaggagaggctGTCCGCACACTGAAATTTGCAAGCTGCAAGTATTTATTGCAGTGTTTCgacctacaaaaaaaaagacctgatGAAGACCTCGTGGGTTAAAACGTTGCAATAAATACTTAGGAGCTTGCAAATTTCAGTgtgctttatttttaaacaatgaATTGCCAATTACCTTTTCGTCtaaccagcagtccaaaactCTATAAATTTATGTGCATTTTTCTATTGTACTTTTCTACCTCGCATACTGCcactgaatgtacagtatatattctactttaataataatgaatctCTCCCTTTTGCACTTTGCAGGTATGCCTGATTTTCTGGATAAGCTGCATACTGCTGCCTTGAGGGCCAAGAACTTGGAAGTGGGAATCTACGACTATGCAGGTGTCATTAAATCCACCGACACCAACCGCCAGCCAAATCAGGAGCGCCTCACtggagaaaacaaa
Protein-coding sequences here:
- the stard7 gene encoding stAR-related lipid transfer protein 7, mitochondrial codes for the protein MFHSVPRRPICEIGVNTLRLQSSRSFRQTVEEGRGKLERVPWLGRSMGLLLSWLQRAGVDASEAAGSGRHRKGLLSIFADHCSFVTGQRLRRACQIGELYSNLYSERTKWTLVGSIWRRFQSKHAPNGKLLAALAGVFMWENEKIQDEEIRRCGLELQALDAVKSQNTSVGTVAGQLEPGWEVVMEKKDFRVWKRPIPDSHLYEYRVLGSYSDVTPRQFFNVQLDTEYRKKWDSLVIKLEVVDRDATTGSEVVHWATHFPYPMYSRDYVYVRRYDVDLDNNLMVLVSRAVQHPRVPESQDFVRVHSYQSKMVIRPHKSFDENGFDYLLTYSDDPQTVFPRYCVSWMVSSGMPDFLDKLHTAALRAKNLEVGIYDYAGVIKSTDTNRQPNQERLTGENKHTGGPGQIYA